The Corylus avellana chromosome ca8, CavTom2PMs-1.0 genome has a segment encoding these proteins:
- the LOC132189596 gene encoding protein SIEVE ELEMENT OCCLUSION B-like — translation MASERMLPITAQQPREGDQPNPFTMKCDELMGLISPTHIVPVLDEKFDADSLFVVVKNILRRSTHIVDNLLLGQEHPENMEEKVSRVSFGPLLCTLNQLSYEMACKAPGVEIAHKTTMSILTKLSNYSWDYKAVLTLAAFALNYEDFLTFDSSHQLVESAEISKHVPAILLKYSCLQKYRKMIGELNKIINDVLDVIESILELKMLSNNDKMYEVKPWLIYWIIITIAACTTQMLCLKSDEDKTQELLPFAKKINGIRAIVSGSKMVCNLQTAEMKEERKLKELLQTPDEITKVLKALIFTKDDMQPLIDGSTNKMVSINVLKKKNVLLLITSLNISNDDISILKSIYNGILRKDGYESDTYKIVWIPIVEQWTDGLQKKFEMLRSRMPWYIVQYFSPLAGIKFIKEEWYFENEPIVVMMNPHGDVFNENAFHMIRDLGMNAFPFTSKQGRRKGGTGKDNRWIEQFSQKVNVVAEDPITKEANISIELSCLGKGRQYFWKFPKAEKKTGFDPRNQEIQQLLDSFKNESRWAVLTKQSTSVVSDQGTTILKVLEAFEEWKVNVPERGFEICFKEYHDKFHQIGPLPSTSFWNCRRVLCFGL, via the exons ATGGCCAGCGAGAGGATGCTGCCAATTACAGCACAGCAACCCCGTGAGGGTGATCAGCCGAACCCGTTTACCATGAAGTGCGACGAGTTGATGGGTctaatttctccaacccatatTGTTCCAGTACTTGACGAAAAATTTGATGCCGACTCTCTTTTCGTTGTCGTTAAAAACATTCTTAGGCGTTCCACCCATATTGTCGACAATCTTTTACTG GGCCAGGAACACCCGGAGAACATGGAGGAAAAAGTGTCCAGAGTCAGCTTCGGTCCACTATTATGCACACTCAATCAACTTTCCTATGAG ATGGCATGCAAGGCTCCAGGTGTGGAAATTGCACACAAAACAACAATGTCAATACTTACCAAACTCTCAAACTATTCATGGGATTACAAGGCAGTGCTGACGCTTGCGGCTTTTGCTTTGAATTACGAGGATTTCTTGACTTTTGACTCATCACACCAACTTGTCGAATCAGCGGAGATCTCAAAGCATGTGCCTGCCATCTTATTAAAGTACTCATGCCttcaaaaatacagaaaaatgaTTGGTGAacttaacaaaattatcaatgaCGTGTTGGACGTCATCGAGTCCATCCTAGAGCTGAAAATGCTATCTAATAATGATAAAATGTATGAGGTGAAGCCATGGCTTATCTACTGGATTATCATTACTATTGCAGCTTGCACAACTCAGATGCTTTGTCTCAAGAGTGATGA GGACAAGACACAGGAACTACTTCCCTTCGCCAAGAAAATCAATGGCATCCGCGCCATAGTAAGCGGTTCAAAAATGGTTTGCAATTTACAAACAG CAGAAATGAAGGAAGAAAGGAAACTAAAGGAACTTTTACAAACACCTGACGAAATCACAAAGGTTTTGAAGGCGCTGATTTTCACCAAGGATGATATGCAACCTCTTATTGACGGTTCTACCAACAAAATG GTTAGCATCAATGTGCTGAAAAAGAAGAATGTTTTATTGCTCATTACGAGCTTGAACATCTCCAATGATGATATCTCAATTTTGAAGTCAATTTATAATGGAATATTAAGGAAGGATGGGTATGAATCTGATACATATAAAATTGTATGGATCCCAATTGTGGAGCAGTGGACTGATGGCCTACAAAAGAAGTTTGAGATGTTGCGGTCTAGAATGCCATGGTACATAGTGCAATATTTTTCACCACTAGCCGGCATCAAGTTCATTAAGGAGGAGTGGTACTTCGAAAATGAGCCTATTGTCGTGATGATGAACCCACATGGAGATGTATTTAACGAAAATGCATTCCACATGATTCGGGACCTAGGAATGAATGCCTTCCCTTTCACTTCCAAGCAGGGACGGAGGAAGGGGGGGACTG GCAAGGACAACAGGTGGATTGAACAATTCTCCCAGAAAGTAAACGTTGTAGCTGAGGATCCAATCACAAAGGAAGCAAACATTTCCATAGAGTTGTCTTGCCTTGGAAAAGGCCGACAATATTTTTGGAAATTCCCTAAGGCTGAGAAGAAGACTGGATTTGACCCTAGGAACCAAGAAATCCAACAATTATTGGATTCCTTCAAGAATGAGAGTAGATGGGCTGTGTTGACCAAACAGTCTACAAGTGTAGTTAGTGAT
- the LOC132189883 gene encoding UPF0481 protein At3g47200-like, which produces MGEPVSAEIQQIANASIKDEYQRANLVNDITKEVESLKPLSSPECCIYKVPDPLRKLNEEAYTPQVISIGPFHHGNQKLQIMEKYKVRYLKEFMERVKINLENLVCTIEDSEESVRQCYAEVIPLSRYDFLKMILMDASFIVELFVRNWRGGSAWTRDDRKVLKPWLAARMVLDFMLLENQLPFFIIEKLFELASASRRDLPSFTELTFRYFEFYNIQNFSPNLEPKIMHFVDLLRKFYLPHPQSLPRRKSQIVEHMYGATQLSEVGLKFEVNRSSKCLLDLHYEKGVLKIPRFTLDNCTELYARNLMAFEQCHYPNDSYVTDYFLMLHFLIQSEKDVGLLGRKGIMVNGLGNNDATFINSLGTSIVYSTMSSNYYDICNKLKEFYEDPSHGWLASLRRDYLRTPWLVASTTAAVTLLILTFVQAVCSILQVK; this is translated from the exons ATGGGAGAACCAGTAAGTGCGGAAATTCAACAAATAGCAAATGCTTCAATAAAAGATGAATATCAACGTGCAAATTTAGTAAATGACATCACAAAAGAGGTAGAAAGCTTGAAGCCTCTCTCATCACCTGAATGTTGTATCTATAAGGTTCCAGATCCCCTTCGCAAGTTAAATGAAGAAGCCTACACTCCTCAGGTTATTTCAATAGGGCCTTTTCACCATGGCAATCAAAAATTGCAAATCATGGAAAAGTACAAAGTACGATATCTCAAGGAATTCATGGAACGGGTCAAGATAAACTTGGAGAATTTAGTATGCACTATAGAGGATTCTGAAGAAAGTGTCCGTCAATGTTATGCAGAGGTTATTCCACTTAGCAGGtatgattttttgaaaatgatcTTGATGGATGCAAGCTTCATTGTTGAGCTTTTCGTCAGAAATTGGCGGGGAGGATCAGCATGGACACGTGATGACAGGAAAGTATTAAAGCCATGGTTGGCTGCTAGGATGGTGCTGGACTTTATGTTACTTGAAAATcaacttcctttttttattattgagaAATTATTTGAGCTTGCATCTGCATCTCGCCGAGACTTACCTTCCTTCACTGAGCTTACCTTTCGCTACTTTGAATTTTACAACATTCAAAATTTTTCTCCCAATCTTGAGCCGAAAATAATGCACTTTGTTGATTTGCTTAGAAAATTTTACCTACCTCATCCCCAAAGTCTACCAAGAAGAAAATCTCAAATAGTTGAGCATATGTACGGTGCAACCCAATTGAGTGAGGTAGGATTGAAGTTCGAGGTGAATCGCTCAAGCAAATGCTTACTTGACCTACACTATGAGAAGGGAGTGTTGAAAATCCCTCGCTTTACGTTGGACAATTGcacagagctttatgctcgaaACCTAATGGCTTTCGAGCAATGTCACTATCCAAATGACTCATATGTTACTGATTATTTTCTCATGTTACATTTTCTTATCCAGAGTGAAAAAGATGTGGGGTTACTTGGTCGAAAGGGGATCATGGTTAATGGCCTAGGTAACAATGATGCAACTTTCATCAACAGTCTAGGAACAAGTATTGTATATTCAACCATGAGCTCCAATTATTATGATATTTGTAACAAGTTGAAAGAATTCTACGAGGACCCTTCACATGGTTGGTTGGCTTCCTTGAGACGGGATTATCTTCGCACTCCTTGGTTGGTCGCTTCTACCACAGCTGCTGTTACCTTGTTGATTCTCACTTTCGTACAAGCTGTTTGCTCTATCCTCCAAGTAAAGT ag